A window of Ipomoea triloba cultivar NCNSP0323 chromosome 2, ASM357664v1 contains these coding sequences:
- the LOC116009922 gene encoding probable small nuclear ribonucleoprotein F: MATVPVNPKPFLNNLTGKPVMVKLKWGMEYKGFLVSVDSYMNLQLANAEEYIDGQCTGTLGEILIRCNNVLYLRGVPEDEEVEDADDRE, from the exons ATGGCG ACTGTACCAGTTAATCCCAAGCCATTCTTGAACAATTTGACTGGAAAGCCTGTCATGGTAAAACTCAAGTGGGGGATGGAGTACAAAG GGTTTCTTGTCTCTGTTGATTCATACATGAACTTGCAG CTAGCTAATGCAGAAGAATATATTGATGGACAATGCACTGGCACCCTTGGAGAGATCCTGATCAG ATGTAATAATGTCCTTTATCTTCGTGGAGTACCCGAGGATGAAGAAGTGGAAGATGCGGATGATCGTGAGTAG
- the LOC116010086 gene encoding NAC domain containing protein 50-like, protein MMEQQPAQEGGALVVASPAPPKRTLAPPTSLAPGFRFHPTDEELVRYYLRRRACGKPFRFQAVSEIDVYKSEPWELAEYSYLKTRDLEWYFFSPVDRKYGNGSRLNRATGKGYWKATGKDRPVRHKSQTVGMKKTLVFHCGRAPDGKRTNWVMHEYRLTDNELVEAGVTQDAFVLCRIFQKSALGPPNGDRYAPFVEEEWDDGKALVVPGGVAEDDVANGDDARVDGNDLDQGALCKAPESPVEPLSLSFVCKRERSEEDPEPLSLAQSKRSKQDCPSSSHANGSEDSTTTSQDPPTMMMTTNDSSPVLLEFPLLDPTEPRENQPTNAPTFDSSTLEKSVPPGYLKFISNLENEILNVSMERETLKIEVMRAQAMINILQSRIDLLNKENEDLRRVVRGG, encoded by the exons ATGATGGAGCAACAGCCGGCGCAGGAGGGAGGAGCCTTGGTGGTGGCGTCGCCGGCGCCGCCGAAACGGACGTTAGCGCCGCCGACGTCGCTCGCGCCCGGCTTCCGGTTTCACCCCACCGACGAGGAGCTCGTCCGGTACTATCTCCGACGCCGGGCATGCGGCAAACCTTTCCGCTTTCAAGCCGTTTCTGAAATCGACGTCTACAAATCTGAACCCTGGGAACTcgcag AATATTCGTATCTGAAGACTAGAGATCTAGAATGGTACTTTTTTAGCCCTGTAGATCGTAAGTACGGGAATGGGTCTCGGCTCAACAGAGCCACTGGTAAAGGCTATTGGAAGGCCACTGGGAAGGATCGCCCTGTCCGTCATAAGTCTCAGACAGTAGGAATGAAGAAAACACTCGTTTTCCATTGTGGACGAGCTCCAGATGGAAAGAGGACGAATTGGGTTATGCATGAGTACAGACTCACCGATAATGAATTAGTGGAAGCTGGGGTAActcag GATGCTTTTGTGCTATGTagaattttccaaaaaagtGCTTTGGGACCTCCTAATGGTGATAGGTATGCACCCTTTGTTGAGGAAGAGTGGGATGATGGTAAGGCTCTTGTGGTTCCCGGAGGAGTAGCCGAAGATGATGTAGCCAATGGTGATGATGCTCGAGTTGATGGCAACGACCTCGACCAG GGTGCTCTATGCAAGGCTCCCGAGAGTCCAGTTGAACCATTGTCCCTTTCATTTGTTTGCAAAAGAGAGAGATCGGAGGAGGATCCTGAACCCCTCTCTCTGGCCCAAAGCAAAAGATCGAAGCAGGATTGCCCTAGCTCGAGCCACGCAAATGGCTCGGAAGATTCAACTACCACAAGTCAGGATCCTCCAACCATGATGATGACGACAAATGATTCTTCCCCCGTTCTCTTAGAATTCCCGTTGCTGGACCCCACTGAACCCAGGGAGAACCAGCCTACAAACGCCCCTACTTTCGACTCCTCCACCCTCGAGAAATCAGTGCCTCCCGGATACCTCAAGTTCATTAGCAACTTGGAGAACGAGATCCTGAACGTGTCCATGGAGAGAGAGACACTGAAGATCGAAGTAATGAGGGCACAAGCCATGATCAACATCCTTCAATCGCGCATCGACCTTTTGAACAAGGAGAACGAGGACCTTAGACGAGTTGTCCGAGGGGGTTAA
- the LOC116009801 gene encoding histone H2B-like → MAPKAEKKPAEKKAAAEKAPAAEKAPAEKKPKAGKKLPKDGGAAAGEKKKKRVKKSTETYKIYIFKVLKQVHPDIGISSKAMGIMNSFINDIFEKLAQEASRLARYNKKPTITSREIQTAVRLVLPGELAKHAVSEGTKAVTKFTREKKPAEKKPAAEKAPAAEKAPAEKKPKAGKKLPKDGGAAVGEKKKKRVKKSTETYKIYIFKVLKQVHPDIGISSKAMGIMNSFINDIFEKLAQEASRLARYNKKPTITSREIQTAVRLVLPGELAKHAVSEGTKAVTKFTSS, encoded by the exons ATGGCCCCAAAGGCGGAGAAGAAACCGGCTGAGAAGAAGGCGGCGGCGGAGAAGGCCCCAGCCGCCGAGAAAGCTCCGGCGGAGAAGAAGCCGAAGGCGGGGAAGAAGCTCCCGAAGGACGGCGGAGCCGCGGCgggagaaaagaagaagaagagggtgAAGAAGTCGACGGAGACCTACAAGATCTACATCTTCAAGGTGCTGAAACAGGTGCATCCCGACATCGGAATCTCTAGCAAGGCTATGGGGATTATGAACAGTTTCATCAATGATATTTTCGAGAAGCTTGCTCAGGAGGCTTCTCGTCTTGCTCGCTACAATAAGAAGCCTACTATCACCTCTCGCGAGATCCAGACCGCCGTGCGCTTGGTTCTTCCCGGAGAATTGGCGAAACACGCCGTCTCTGAAGGGACTAAGGCTGTCACCAAATTCACTAG AGAGAAGAAACCAGCTGAGAAGAAGCCGGCCGCAGAGAAGGCCCCAGCCGCCGAGAAGGCTCCGGCGGAGAAGAAGCCGAAGGCGGGGAAGAAGCTCCCGAAGGACGGCGGAGCCGCGGtgggagagaagaagaagaagagggtgAAGAAGTCGACGGAGACCTACAAGATTTACATCTTCAAGGTGCTGAAGCAGGTGCATCCCGACATCGGAATCTCTAGCAAGGCCATGGGAATCATGAACAGTTTCATCAACGATATTTTCGAGAAGCTTGCTCAGGAGGCTTCTCGTCTTGCCCGCTACAACAAGAAGCCCACCATCACCTCCCGCGAGATCCAGACCGCCGTGCGCTTGGTTCTTCCCGGAGAATTGGCGAAACACGCCGTCTCCGAAGGCACTAAGGCTGTCACCAAATTCACTAGCTCGTAG
- the LOC116009921 gene encoding NAC domain-containing protein 53-like, with the protein MESRGSSQLLAPGFRFHPTDEELVFYYLRRKVCAKPLRFDAISEIDIYKVEPWDLPGMSRLKTRDLEWYFFSMLDKKYGNGSRTNRATEKGYWKTTGKDRAVNHRSKVVGMKKTLVYHSGRAPRGQRSNWVMHEYRLVDEDLSKAGIVQDAFVLCRVFQKSGAGPKNGEQYGAPFVEEEWEDDEIAMVPKADLPEEAELADDIFLDGDDLEQILGADIPIDGALVPVNNTTGNIEDAAAHVEDFENILVDNVEYPCGLQHPDEPKPFDQPIHDFDPKPVKREYMGESSNSMTSENVNCLLNEPLMDASDGFQFNDGTFLETNDLSNPVEANTSGFDMFDFLNFYDAKDDFQDVLFDSDIFIGNDEFLEGQSPFADKDVCDTTEQAVLPNEKSVDAEHKNDIASSSKPEPTKLGSDFQHPFIKQASQMLGNIPAPPAFASEFPKDAALRLNAATQASSSVHVTAGLIQISDLTLGSKHGNYNIILSFDFLQGAQSPASLEPVGHGKMLSGGWLYFLLFWVLILSISFKVGTFIYAR; encoded by the exons ATGGAATCCAGAGGGTCGTCGCAGCTATTGGCGCCGGGGTTCCGGTTCCACCCCACCGACGAGGAGCTCGTCTTCTACTATCTCCGGCGTAAGGTTTGCGCTAAGCCCCTCCGCTTTGATGCCATCTCCGAGATCGATATCTACAAGGTCGAGCCTTGGGATCTCCCAG GTATGTCAAGGCTGAAGACCAGAGATCTCGAGTGGTACTTCTTCAGTATGCTTGATAAGAAGTATGGCAATGGTTCAAGGACTAACCGGGCAACTGAAAAAGGGTACTGGAAGACTACTGGGAAGGATAGGGCTGTCAATCATCGGTCTAAGGTTGTGGGGATGAAGAAGACTCTGGTATATCATAGTGGTCGGGCTCCAAGAGGTCAGAGAAGTAATTGGGTGATGCATGAATACAGGCTTGTAGATGAGGATTTAAGTAAAGCTGGAATTGTTCAG GATGCATTTGTTTTGTGTAGAGTATTTCAAAAAAGCGGGGCAGGGCCAAAGAATGGGGAACAGTATGGAGCACCTTTCGTGGAGGAAGAGTGGGAGGATGATGAGATAGCAATGGTCCCTAAGGCAGATTTGCCTGAGGAAGCAGAACTTGCAGATGATATCTTTCTGGATGGAGATGACCTTGAGCAG ATTCTTGGGGCAGACATTCCCATAGACGGTGCTCTGGTTCCTGTGAACAATACTACTGGGAACATTGAGGACGCAGCTGCCCATGTTGAAGATTTTGAGAATATTTTGGTGGATAATGTTGAGTATCCTTGTGGACTGCAACATCCTGATGAGCCGAAGCCCTTTGATCAACCAATTCATGATTTTGATCCCAAGCCTGTCAAACGCGAGTACATGGGCGAGTCTAGCAATAGCATGACCTCTGAAAATGTGAATTGCTTACTCAATGAACCACTCATGGACGCTTCCGACGGATTTCAGTTCAATGATGGAACATTTCTTGAAACTAATGATCTTTCAAATCCTGTCGAAGCAAATACCTCAGGCTTCGACATGTTTGACTTCCTTAATTTCTATGATGCCAAGGATGATTTCCAGGACGTGCTGTTCGATTCTGATATATTTATTGGAAATGATGAGTTTCTTGAAGGGCAATCACCTTTTGCTGATAAG GATGTGTGTGACACAACTGAACAGGCTGTTTTGCCCAACGAAAAGTCCGTTGATGCTGAACATAAGAATGATATTGCATCATCGTCAAAGCCAGAGCCCACCAAATTGGGATCAG ACTTCCAACATCCATTTATCAAGCAGGCCAGCCAAATGTTGGGGAACATACCCGCTCCTCCAGCGTTCGCATCAGAGTTCCCAAAAGATGCAGCTCTGCGCCTCAATGCAGCAACCCAAGCATCCAGCTCAGTGCACGTTACTGCTGGTCTGATTCAAATCAGCGACCTGACTCTCGGCAGCAAGCATGGCAATTACAACATCATCCTTTCTTTCGACTTCTTACAAGGCGCACAAAGTCCAGCCAGCTTGGAACCAGTCGGCCATGGGAAGATGCTATCTGGGGGTTGGCTCTACTTTCTTCTCTTCTGGGTTCTAATCCTCTCCATTTCCTTCAAGGTTGGAACCTTCATCTATGCCAGGTAA
- the LOC116011072 gene encoding glycine-rich cell wall structural protein 2-like: MAYSRLIGAVLVALLFVDLVFAARVGITGGGGGGGGGKGGGGGGGGGQLGYGSGYGSGEGSGYGEGGGDGGYGKGGGGGGGGGQGGGGGGGYGGIGSGSGYGSGSGGGEGYGSGGGNGKGGGGGRGGGGGGGGGSGNGSGYGSGYGSGGGSGYGSGGGKGRGGGGGGGGGGGGGGGGGGGNGSGYGSGYGSGYGGGNGGD, translated from the coding sequence ATGGCTTATTCCAGGTTAATAGGAGCGGTGTTAGTGGCTCTGCTGTTTGTTGACCTTGTTTTTGCGGCGAGGGTGGGGATAACGGGAGGAGGAGGGGGCGGAGGGGGAGGGaagggagggggagggggtggTGGGGGTGGACAGTTGGGGTATGGGTCGGGTTATGGGTCCGGGGAAGGGTCGGGGTATGGTGAGGGTGGTGGTGATGGGGGGTATGGGAAGGGTGGAGGCGGTGGGGGAGGTGGTGGGCAAGGAGGCGGCGGCGGGGGAGGCTATGGAGGGATAGGTAGTGGTTCCGGGTACGGGTCAGGGTCGGGTGGCGGTGAAGGGTATGGGTCTGGCGGCGGAAATGGGAAGGGTGGAGGTGGTGGGAGAGGCGGCGGAGGTGGCGGCGGTGGAGGGTCAGGGAATGGGTCGGGTTATGGATCCGGGTACGGGAGTGGCGGCGGGTCTGGATATGGAAGCGGCGGCGGGAAAGGGCGGGGAGGTGGCGGAGGTGGAGGAGGTGGtggcggcggaggaggaggcGGTGGTGGCGGCAACGGGTCTGGGTATGGGTCGGGCTATGGGTCAGGATACGGCGGCGGAAACGGTGGCGATTga
- the LOC116009800 gene encoding centrosome-associated protein CEP250-like isoform X2: MEDSLGRDSLSSASNSSAVVNNAIGRLESTESGGSAPWSSCSYGSPKSSNSPNKLSISSQEKHPEYTEEGIGQCSLHITRTSIPDAAQGEDANIEELKAEARMWELNARRLMVKMETLRKEFANQSQHIADMEMELSTAHTESNRLMQNIKHLEVLLEESIAKQKAAENLNLQGKNTENILKEMEDELKFQTESNSNLSLQLRKSQESNVELVSVLQEMEETVQKQKIEIENLLALNSRSDVMGVINSCRDEDNVQPRSTEPVSVEKQCQEFKVQHLQESHMSLENIIICQEKAQEEKIHEIELEQDLRAQGRLELESKSSNAEESEANKPNMHLIEEIESLKKTIQELERECNELTEENLELLFKLKESRKDPSENHDILSSKSLEGPQSESLSGSDFETSKHGFQFLLLQKEVIEEEVPNSLQIHSSGQRENHTCLEPNFQAFKCKDCDLNVKLHACCVKETDKHATEITANPSEGQRDEIDSRNFTLKDVSDRNRYSEPETTFDIDSLVPALCEQLEILFHNVNGVEHMLFSPVNIELRNATFYKDISRGTDPMAQKEHAKAVLDKLVQLLRARLVSCTNDKYSEDGARTEVNNTYEIKDKSDYGCSTEKDPCSSHQGYKNFKELEVKDESIGNNVLTKNSKMLEVKTGCLEEDVGLKALNHCQRDLDSKIYDHQMVAWMVENDMEKVQTEKDDITSDIMREDMMVVTGRILGNISEKIQEMKILELENEKQELESYVFELEKENMQLSERVSGLEAQLRHLTDAMELSRMELQHKGTQLCNLQGKIRELEKEKESQELELKQRLMEMQKRWLDSQEEGEYLKKANPKLQATAESLIEECDSLQILNGELRRQRLELKVQCNLLEAELRKYQHSLSNCLSKIESLEARLSSILEETSSKEKIMNSEIEKILLQTKEFKERLVIEESLQSQLCQQKLSELEYPQQKSLHLVNQMFDPSDREDGKASEGSHEMHSLFAENKMLKLTIQEIQQNLEITEVKLVTTQMEYGRKVYELMGELNAHKTNQEVLEAKSDKLQRWLENVISSESNLKCSIDNLESKLLFSESERLQLADANSSLKIELLKIAFLRDEVLALKGSLNDMKFKNERLEASLQLICGENEELKADKTSLIQELTGMQNSVTELEECRLRKVVLEEKVLRLEGDLTAREVTCAMDAELKNDLSQSKRVNSQLCWKIKQLELERHYLSKELLSIQEELNRKENSVRSTSHSVAKDKTASCKELKLSEDGSSQCNDCETIQIASIDCASRSQLEDEKTQFKSLQPEGQSTKSGKEKENEEKILQLEDELKDISERYLHMSLKYAEVENQKGKLVMTLKALQDQRIGTVS, encoded by the exons ATGGAGGATTCATTGGGCCGGGATAGTCTTTCCTCTGCAAGTAACTCAAGTGCAGTAGTTAACAACGCCATTGGAAGACTAGAATCAACTGAATCCGGAGGCAGTGCACCCTGGAGTTCTTGCTCTTATGGTTCTCCCAAATCAAGTAATTCTCCAAACAAATTGTCTATATCAAGTCAGGAAAAGCATCCTGAATACACAGAAGAGGGAATAGGACAGTGTTCACTGCATATTACCAGAACATCAATACCAGATGCTGCACAAGGTGAAGATGCAAACATTGAAGAACTTAAGGCTGAAGCTAGGATGTGGGAACTAAATGCCCGAAGATTAATGGTAAAGATGGAAACTTTAAGAAAGGAGTTTGCCAATCAATCACAGCACATTGCAGATATGGAGATGGAACTTTCCACAGCACACACGGAGTCCAATAGATTGATGCAGAATATCAAGCATCTGGAGGTCCTCTTAGAAGAATCAATTGCAAAACAAAAAGCTGCTGAGAATTTAAATCTCCAGGGGAAAAATACGGAAAATATCCTAAAGGAAATGGAAGATGAGCTAAAGTTTCAGACAGAATCAAATAGCAATTTGTCTTTGCAGTTGAGGAAATCTCAAGAATCCAATGTTGAGCTGGTTTCTGTCCTTCAGGAGATGGAAGAAACTGTTCAAAAGCAGAAAATAGAGATTGAGAACCTTTTAGCATTAAACTCAAGATCTGATGTCATGGGAGTTATAAATAGTTGTAGAGATGAGGACAATGTGCAACCAAGAAGTACTGAACCAGTTTCAGTTGAGAAACAGTGCCAGGAGTTCAAGGTTCAGCATTTGCAGGAATCACATATGTCTTTggaaaacattattatttgCCAGGAAAAAGCCCAAGAGGAGAAAATTCATGAGATAGAACTTGAGCAAGATCTTAGAGCTCAGGGTCGTTTGGAGTTGGAGTCCAAATCTTCCAATGCTGAGGAATCGGAAGCAAATAAGCCCAATATGCATTTAATTGAAGAAATTGAGAGTCTGAAGAAAACAATTCAGGAGCTTGAGAGAGAATGCAATGAGCTTACAGAAGAGAACCTGGAACTTCTGTTCAAACTTAAAGAATCAAGAAAAGATCCTTCTGAAAACCATGATATCCTAAGTTCAAAATCTCTTGAGGGTCCTCAAAGTGAATCACTTAGTGGTTCAGACTTTGAAACAAGTAAACATGGGTTTCAATTCCTGCTTCTACAGAAGGAAGTGATTGAAGAAGAAGTCCCAAACAGCTTACAAATTCATAGCAGTGGCCAAAGAGAAAATCACACTTGTCTGGAGCCCAACTTTCAAGCTTTCAAATGCAAAGATTGTGATCTTAATGTAAAACTCCATGCATGTTGTGTGAAAGAAACAGATAAACATGCAACTGAAATCACCGCGAATCCATCAGAAGGTCAAAGAGATGAAATTGACAGTAGGAACTTCACTCTTAAAGATGTTAGTGACAGGAATCGGTATTCTGAACCAGAGACAACATTTGATATTGATAGCTTAGTGCCTGCATTATGTGAGCAGCTAGAAATTTTATTTCACAATGTGAATGGGGTAGAACATATGCTATTTTCTCCAGTAAACATCGAGTTAAGAAATGCTACTTTTTATAAAGATATTTCAAGGGGTACAGATCCTATGGCTCAAAAAGAGCACGCTAAAGCTGTGCTCGACAAATTGGTCCAGCTGCTGAGGGCTAGATTGGTTTCATGTACTAATGATAAGTACAGTGAGGATGGTGCCAGAACAGAAGTCAACAACACATATGAGATCAAAGACAAGTCAGACTATGGATGTTCAACAGAGAAAGATCCTTGTTCTAGCCATCAAGGATATAAGAACTTCAAAGAACTGGAAGTAAAGGATGAAAGTATTGGTAACAATGTGTTAACTAAAAACTCCAAGATGCTGGAGGTGAAAACTGGCTGTTTGGAAGAGGATGTAGGCCTAAAAGCCCTAAACCATTGCCAGAGAGACTTGGATAGTAAAATTTATGATCACCAAATGGTAGCATGGATGGTGGAGAATGATATGGAAAAAGTGCAAACTGAAAAAGATGATATCACCTCAGACATTATGAGAGAAGATATGATGGTAGTGACAGGCAGAATATTGGGAAATATTTCTGAAAAGATtcaagaaatgaaaattttagagCTAGAGAATGAGAAACAAGAATTAGAGTCCTATGTTTTTGaattagaaaaggaaaatatgcAGTTGTCAGAACGAGTATCAGGGTTGGAAGCACAACTGAGGCATTTGACAGATGCAATGGAATTAAGTCGCATGGAGCTGCAGCATAAAGGGACTCAACTCTGCAACCTCCAGGGCAAGATCAGAGAATTAGAGAAGGAAAAGGAGTCACAGGAGCTCGAATTGAAACAGAGACTGATGGAAATGCAAAAACGATGGTTGGACTCTCAGGAGGAGGGTGAGTATCTGAAGAAGGCAAATCCAAAGCTACAAGCTACTGCAGAGAGTCTGATTGAAGAATGTGATTCACTTCAAATTCTAAATGGAGAACTAAGGCGGCAAAGATTAGAACTTAAGGTACAATGCAATCTTCTGGAAGCAGAATTGAGGAAATACCAGCATTCTCTCTCCAATTGTTTGAGCAAGATAGAATCTTTAGAAGCAAGACTTTCTTCAATTTTGGAAGAGACTTCTTCAAAAGAGAAAATCATGAATTCAGAAATTGAAAAGATCCTTCTCCAGACCAAAGAATTCAAGGAAAGACTTGTAATTGAAGAGAGCTTGCAGAGTCAACTGTGTCAGCAGAAACTTAGTGAACTTGAGTACCCACAACAAAAGTCTCTGCACCTTGTCAATCAAATGTTTGATCCTTCAGATAGAGAAGACGGAAAAGCTTCTGAAGGTTCTCATGAGATGCATTCCTTGTTTGcagaaaataaaatgttgaaaCTAACTATTCAAGAAATTCAACAAAATCTGGAGATCACTGAGGTAAAACTCGTTACCACACAGATGGAATATGGAAGAAAGGTTTATGAGCTCATGGGTGAACTTAATGCTCATAAAACAAACCAGGAAGTTTTGGAAGCTAAGTCTGATAAGCTACAAAGGTGGTTAGAAAATGTGATATCTAGTGAATCAAATCTTAAATGCAGCATAGACAATCTTGAGTCAAAACTGCTATTCTCTGAAAGCGAGAGGCTACAACTGGCTGATGCAAATTCCAGTCTAAAGATTGAATTACTGAAAATTGCTTTCCTTCGGGATGAAGTCCTGGCACTTAAAGGTTCACTCAATGATATGAAGTTTAAAAATGAGAGGTTAGAAGCTTCTTTGCAACTCATTTGCGGAGAAAATGAAGAGCTAAAGGCTGACAAGACTTCGTTGATTCAAGAACTTACTGGCATGCAGAATTCAGTCACTGAACTGGAAGAATGCAGACTCAGAAAGGTTGTGCTAGAGGAAAAAGTTTTGAGACTGGAAGGGGATCTAACTGCAAGAGAGGTAACATGCGCAATGGATGCTGAGCTGAAGAATGATTTAAGTCAAAGCAAAAGGGTAAACAGTCAACTCTGCTGGAAAATAAAACAGCTTGAGTTGGAGAGACATTACCTCTCGAAAGAACTGCTATCCATCCAAGAAGAATTgaatagaaaagaaaattctGTGCGATCAACTTCGCATTCTGTGGCCAAAGATAAAACCGCATCTTGCAAAGAACTAAAACTCTCAGAG GACGGATCCAGCCAATGCAACGACTGCGAAACCATTCAAATTGCATCAATTGATTGCGCATCAAGAAGCCAGCTTGAGGACGAGAAAACCCAGTTTAAGAG TTTGCAACCGGAGGGACAGTCCACAAAGTCCggcaaagaaaaggaaaatgaagagaaaataTTACAACTCGAAGATGAATTGAAAGATATCAGTGAACGCTATCTTCACATGAGCCTAAAGTATGCAGAGGTTGAGAACCAGAAAGGGAAGCTTGTAATGACACTGAAAGCATTACAAGATCAGAGAATAGGAACAGTATCATGA